In the genome of Pelobacter seleniigenes DSM 18267, one region contains:
- a CDS encoding endonuclease/exonuclease/phosphatase family protein, giving the protein MRFVLYNIRYATGPKARNFVRPTGRNLNRIAGFLRDLQPDLVGLVEVDYGSYRTGRKNQVEQLAESLGHYHSYSTKYGQGSFWHRIPVLNRQGNAFLARDRIRNETFHFFDQGMKRLVMELELEHMVVYLVHLSLGGRTRHQQLSALYDLVRKTDRPFLVTGDFNMLWGEQEIDLFLAATGLEDANRAGLPTYPSRNPNQHLDFVLHSKDIKIRNFQVPQVTFSDHLPLVVDFDVDVAEDQRHGEREPTCFCDDLSDLSAVGFGIRP; this is encoded by the coding sequence ATGCGATTTGTCCTCTACAATATTCGTTATGCGACCGGGCCCAAAGCGCGTAATTTTGTGCGTCCCACCGGCCGCAATCTCAACCGGATAGCGGGTTTTCTGCGTGATCTGCAGCCGGACCTGGTCGGCCTGGTCGAAGTCGATTACGGGTCCTACCGGACCGGCCGTAAAAACCAGGTCGAGCAACTGGCCGAATCCCTGGGGCATTACCATTCCTACTCCACCAAGTACGGGCAGGGTTCATTCTGGCATCGTATTCCGGTTCTTAATCGGCAGGGGAACGCCTTTCTGGCCCGTGACCGGATTCGTAATGAGACTTTCCATTTTTTCGACCAGGGGATGAAGCGCCTGGTCATGGAGTTGGAACTGGAACATATGGTGGTCTATCTGGTCCACCTGTCCCTTGGCGGACGAACCCGTCATCAGCAGCTTTCCGCCCTGTATGATCTGGTGCGCAAGACCGATCGACCGTTCCTGGTGACAGGAGATTTCAACATGCTCTGGGGTGAACAGGAGATCGATTTGTTTCTGGCCGCAACCGGGTTGGAGGATGCCAACCGTGCCGGCTTACCCACCTATCCGAGCCGAAACCCCAACCAGCATCTTGATTTTGTGTTGCATAGCAAGGATATCAAAATCAGGAATTTTCAGGTTCCGCAGGTCACCTTCTCCGATCATCTGCCGCTGGTGGTCGATTTCGATGTCGATGTCGCCGAAGACCAGCGGCATGGGGAGCGCGAACCGACCTGCTTCTGCGATGACCTGAGTGATCTGTCGGCGGTTGGCTTCGGAATTCGGCCTTAG
- a CDS encoding TRAP transporter permease codes for MTDSSPTSSLRWPWYCLGALSIFFHLYLVFSGMVPNLISRPLHMALAAPWALVFTAQTPARRWSGLLLTLVAVASCCYVALHEETLSDQYGALHGSLQLAMAVILLLSTLEMARRSISWPLPSVALLALLYGLFGHYIPGEFGYPGLPLRSFLGTLTIAEGGLWGQLTGVSVQIVAIFVIMGAVLNAGEAGQGFMNLATAVAGRLKGGAAKVSVLSSALFGSISGSASANVASTGAITLPAMTKLGYPRALAGAVEAVASSGGQIMPPLMGAGAFVMVELTGVPYNSIMGAALLPAILYFLTVWSGINAYAQRYSLKAVEQGDLPERAAVITTALFFVVPFAVLLERMFNGGYTPQYAACVAILVAFLLLFVDIRFSFSLSRTLHRLQDVCLNCGKQISTIASIILCASIVIGVLGQTGLGVKITSLILSGSGHSLWPALLLTGLACLVLGMEVPTTAAYVICVSVAGPALQELGVPPLVAHLFVFWFALLSTITPPVCGAVFIASGMVGENWLKIAVCAMTLGIGLYLIPLGMVANPALIRLFDTPVAALLAFFKLGASLTAISYGIIAPRGVLARLALVSAGLVGIFV; via the coding sequence ATGACTGACTCATCCCCGACCTCATCGTTGCGCTGGCCCTGGTACTGTCTGGGCGCGCTATCTATATTTTTTCATCTTTATCTGGTTTTTAGCGGGATGGTCCCCAATCTGATCAGCCGGCCGCTGCATATGGCCCTGGCTGCGCCCTGGGCGCTGGTCTTTACCGCCCAAACCCCGGCCAGACGCTGGAGCGGGTTGCTTTTGACTCTGGTTGCCGTGGCCAGCTGTTGTTATGTCGCACTGCATGAAGAAACGCTCTCTGATCAGTACGGCGCATTGCACGGATCGTTACAACTCGCCATGGCCGTCATTCTGCTGTTGAGTACTCTGGAGATGGCCCGCCGCAGCATCAGCTGGCCGTTGCCCAGTGTCGCCCTGCTGGCTTTGCTCTATGGCCTGTTCGGTCATTATATCCCGGGGGAGTTCGGCTATCCGGGGTTGCCGCTAAGAAGTTTTCTCGGCACGCTGACGATTGCTGAAGGAGGTCTCTGGGGTCAGTTGACCGGCGTCTCGGTGCAGATCGTCGCGATTTTCGTCATTATGGGGGCGGTACTGAATGCCGGAGAAGCCGGGCAGGGCTTTATGAATCTCGCAACCGCGGTGGCCGGACGGTTGAAAGGGGGAGCTGCCAAGGTTTCGGTTTTGTCCTCAGCGCTGTTCGGTTCCATTTCCGGGTCGGCTTCCGCTAATGTGGCCTCGACCGGGGCGATCACTCTGCCGGCCATGACCAAACTGGGATATCCGCGGGCCCTGGCCGGTGCCGTTGAGGCGGTGGCCTCGTCCGGCGGTCAGATCATGCCACCGTTGATGGGGGCGGGCGCTTTTGTCATGGTTGAACTGACCGGGGTGCCATACAACAGCATCATGGGTGCGGCATTGCTGCCGGCTATCCTCTATTTCCTGACCGTCTGGAGCGGGATCAATGCCTATGCCCAGCGCTATTCCCTCAAAGCTGTTGAGCAGGGGGATCTGCCGGAAAGAGCTGCGGTGATCACCACGGCACTTTTTTTCGTGGTGCCTTTTGCGGTGTTGCTGGAGCGTATGTTCAATGGTGGTTATACCCCGCAATATGCAGCCTGTGTTGCGATCCTGGTGGCTTTTCTCCTGCTTTTTGTCGATATCCGCTTCAGCTTTTCCCTGTCCCGCACTCTGCACCGGTTACAGGATGTTTGTTTGAACTGCGGCAAACAGATTTCCACTATCGCCTCGATTATCCTCTGCGCCAGCATTGTCATCGGGGTGCTGGGGCAGACCGGGTTGGGAGTTAAAATCACCTCGCTGATCCTGTCCGGCTCCGGCCACAGCCTCTGGCCGGCGTTACTGTTGACCGGACTGGCCTGTCTGGTGCTGGGGATGGAAGTCCCGACCACGGCCGCTTACGTCATCTGTGTCTCGGTGGCCGGACCCGCTCTGCAGGAGTTGGGGGTGCCGCCCCTGGTTGCCCATCTCTTCGTTTTCTGGTTTGCCCTGCTGTCGACCATTACCCCGCCGGTGTGCGGGGCGGTCTTTATCGCTTCCGGAATGGTTGGCGAAAACTGGCTCAAGATCGCGGTCTGTGCCATGACGCTAGGAATCGGCCTTTACCTGATTCCACTGGGCATGGTGGCTAATCCGGCCCTGATCAGGCTGTTCGATACCCCGGTTGCCGCCTTGCTGGCGTTTTTCAAGTTGGGGGCCAGCCTGACGGCAATCTCCTACGGGATTATCGCTCCGCGCGGGGTGCTGGCCCGGCTGGCTCTGGTATCAGCCGGACTGGTGGGGATCTTTGTCTGA
- a CDS encoding tRNA-binding protein: protein MKEISWQDFDQVELRVGTIVEVEDFPEARTPAYKIKVDFGPTIGIKKSSAQITDLYSKEDLKGRQIVGVVNFPPKQIGPFRSECLITGFYQEDRSVVLAVPERKVTNGAKLG, encoded by the coding sequence ATGAAAGAGATCAGCTGGCAGGATTTTGACCAAGTGGAATTACGCGTCGGGACGATTGTCGAGGTTGAGGACTTTCCTGAAGCACGCACGCCGGCCTATAAGATCAAGGTTGATTTCGGGCCGACCATCGGCATCAAAAAATCGAGTGCCCAGATCACCGATCTCTACAGCAAGGAAGACTTAAAAGGACGGCAGATCGTTGGGGTGGTCAACTTCCCCCCCAAACAGATCGGCCCGTTTCGTTCAGAATGCCTGATCACCGGTTTCTATCAGGAAGATCGCTCGGTCGTACTGGCCGTTCCGGAAAGAAAAGTCACCAACGGCGCCAAACTCGGCTGA
- a CDS encoding TAXI family TRAP transporter solute-binding subunit has protein sequence MTLTRLISSAGLLAMFLCASVVHAETRVTYKSAKTSSSYYQMAVQIAEAIKAGTGGEVIVTVEESQGSVQNVKEVMVRSGNYVFTTPPALIKQAQTGQGKFAGDDPAKYNNVRSLFPIPSLTMHFVVRADSGIKDFADLAGKSILIGKGSFGAREAEKYFQLFGLEGKVKLANVELGSAVQALKNRQIDGFATSGSFPAPNVVEAAAGIGVQLLSLSDEQVVLTKRTKLLIPAGTYPGVDYPVTTTSLPVIAYATTDMADEIAYQLTKAFWEQKQKMAKSNAWWGGVSPEMLSNIYGKLHPGALRYYQEQGITVPEAIR, from the coding sequence ATGACCTTGACCAGACTGATCAGTAGTGCCGGCCTGCTCGCCATGTTTCTCTGTGCGTCCGTGGTCCATGCCGAGACCCGAGTGACCTATAAGTCCGCCAAAACCAGCTCATCCTATTACCAGATGGCGGTGCAGATTGCCGAAGCGATCAAAGCGGGAACCGGCGGTGAGGTGATTGTGACGGTTGAAGAAAGCCAGGGGTCGGTGCAGAATGTTAAGGAAGTCATGGTGCGGAGCGGAAATTATGTCTTCACCACCCCGCCGGCTCTGATCAAGCAGGCCCAGACCGGGCAGGGGAAATTCGCAGGCGATGACCCGGCAAAGTATAATAACGTCCGTTCTCTTTTCCCCATTCCTTCTTTAACCATGCATTTTGTGGTCCGGGCCGATAGCGGAATCAAAGATTTTGCCGATCTGGCAGGCAAGAGCATCCTCATCGGCAAAGGCTCCTTCGGCGCCCGCGAGGCGGAAAAATATTTTCAGCTGTTCGGTCTTGAAGGCAAAGTCAAATTGGCCAATGTTGAGTTGGGAAGCGCGGTTCAGGCGTTGAAAAATCGGCAGATTGACGGGTTCGCGACCTCCGGGTCGTTCCCGGCTCCCAATGTTGTGGAAGCGGCCGCCGGAATCGGTGTGCAGTTACTGTCATTGTCCGACGAACAGGTCGTCCTGACCAAACGAACCAAATTGCTGATTCCTGCCGGAACCTATCCGGGAGTCGATTACCCTGTCACCACCACCTCTCTGCCGGTGATCGCCTACGCCACCACCGATATGGCGGATGAGATCGCTTATCAACTGACCAAGGCGTTTTGGGAGCAGAAACAGAAAATGGCCAAATCGAATGCCTGGTGGGGCGGGGTTTCTCCGGAAATGCTGAGTAATATCTACGGGAAACTGCATCCCGGTGCTCTGCGTTATTATCAGGAACAGGGGATTACAGTTCCGGAAGCAATCCGTTGA
- a CDS encoding hydrogenase maturation protease, which yields MVAEFLRQLFPSGVRHCLLIALGNTLRSDDGVGPYLAEQLRGIAGLQIENAGDRPERSVHWVERYRPRTVVFLDVADFGGAPGDLRQIGPGELINSGLSTHRLPLAALITWIEQENNVQCYCLGIQAASLQPGETLSTPVSITADLLIEWFKLQAAAD from the coding sequence TTGGTCGCTGAGTTCCTGAGACAACTGTTTCCATCGGGAGTGCGGCACTGCCTGCTGATTGCCCTTGGCAACACCCTCAGATCGGATGATGGGGTTGGTCCTTACCTGGCAGAACAGCTGAGGGGAATTGCCGGGTTGCAGATAGAAAATGCCGGCGACCGACCGGAGCGCTCTGTTCATTGGGTCGAACGTTATCGGCCGCGGACTGTTGTCTTTCTGGATGTTGCTGATTTCGGTGGCGCTCCGGGTGATTTACGACAAATTGGTCCCGGCGAATTGATCAATTCAGGTCTGAGTACTCATCGTCTACCATTAGCGGCACTGATCACCTGGATCGAACAGGAAAACAACGTCCAGTGCTATTGCCTCGGAATTCAGGCGGCTTCATTGCAACCCGGAGAGACTTTGTCAACGCCTGTTTCAATCACCGCCGATCTCCTGATTGAGTGGTTTAAACTACAGGCTGCGGCCGATTGA
- a CDS encoding MFS transporter: MTEYSALEPGTKAYWQANLALFFAGFVTFSTIYMFQPLFPDLVAEFGITPATASLSLSFATFALALTLPLSGVLSDAWGRRGIMIVAVVAASLLALVSACPLPLSLLLGVRLIQGLVLAGVPAVAMAYLNEEIEPRAIGSAMGLYIAGNAFGGMTGRILTVILADLWSWRMAVAAIGGLGLLLALLFAWLLPPSRNFQSQRPLQLRSLTSSLLRHLRHPGLICLFLLAFCCMGGFVTLYNYVTFRLLGSEFNLQQSQVALIFLAYAFGGCGSSVMGRLVDRFGRPSILFMSLAIMLSGLLLTLDQGLVLVILGIVVFTIGFFGAHAICSAWVGVLAGEARAQASSLYLFFYYLGSSISGTGGGYFYSSWGWHGVVTLIAGLIGVALLSGLRLVSVLPTAGAATLPKALPGNSR; this comes from the coding sequence GTGACCGAATATTCCGCCCTTGAACCGGGAACAAAAGCTTACTGGCAGGCCAATCTGGCCTTGTTTTTTGCCGGGTTTGTGACCTTTTCCACCATCTACATGTTCCAGCCGTTATTTCCCGACCTAGTCGCGGAATTCGGCATTACGCCAGCCACGGCCAGCCTCTCGCTGTCCTTTGCCACCTTTGCCCTGGCATTGACCCTGCCGCTATCCGGTGTCCTGTCGGATGCCTGGGGCCGCAGAGGGATCATGATCGTCGCGGTGGTGGCGGCCTCACTGCTGGCCCTGGTCAGTGCCTGCCCCCTTCCGTTGTCTCTGTTGCTCGGGGTGCGGCTGATCCAGGGGCTGGTCCTGGCCGGGGTTCCCGCGGTGGCCATGGCTTATCTCAATGAAGAGATCGAGCCGCGTGCCATCGGTAGCGCCATGGGGCTGTATATTGCCGGCAACGCCTTTGGCGGCATGACTGGCAGGATTCTGACCGTGATTCTGGCGGACCTCTGGTCCTGGCGCATGGCGGTTGCCGCCATCGGCGGGCTGGGGCTGCTGCTGGCGCTGTTGTTCGCCTGGCTGCTTCCCCCTTCCCGCAATTTTCAGAGCCAACGACCATTGCAACTGCGCAGCCTGACCTCTTCCCTGCTCAGGCATCTGCGCCATCCAGGCCTGATCTGCCTGTTCCTGCTTGCCTTCTGCTGTATGGGCGGATTCGTCACTCTTTACAACTATGTCACTTTCCGCCTGCTGGGCAGCGAATTCAATTTGCAGCAGTCCCAGGTTGCGCTGATTTTTCTTGCTTATGCCTTCGGGGGCTGCGGCTCCAGTGTGATGGGCCGGCTAGTGGATCGTTTTGGACGGCCTTCGATTCTGTTCATGTCTCTGGCGATCATGTTGAGCGGTCTGTTGCTGACTCTGGATCAGGGGCTGGTCTTGGTCATTCTCGGAATTGTCGTTTTCACCATAGGCTTTTTCGGCGCGCATGCGATCTGTTCGGCCTGGGTGGGGGTGCTTGCCGGAGAAGCACGTGCCCAGGCCTCTTCCCTCTATCTGTTTTTCTACTACTTGGGCTCGAGCATCTCGGGGACTGGCGGGGGCTATTTTTATTCGAGCTGGGGCTGGCACGGAGTGGTGACGCTGATCGCGGGGCTGATCGGGGTGGCGTTGCTGAGCGGCCTGCGGCTGGTCAGTGTGCTGCCCACAGCGGGTGCGGCGACCCTGCCCAAAGCTCTGCCCGGTAACAGTCGCTAG
- a CDS encoding Ni/Fe hydrogenase subunit alpha: protein MMSRNVALNVEFLTRIEGHGHIVVDVVDGVLRKAELKIVEAPRFFEAMLQGRSIFEAQHITSRICGICACSHSLASIQAAEEAIGYVPSTQTVKLRKLLLHVENLDSHLLHIYFLAAPDLLGVQSLMGLMTDHSGVVRRALRMKKACNDICDTLVGRHVHPISAVVGGFTKLPQKRELENIRAILQELIDELDPTVDLIAALTFPDFIRETEYVALCSDDGEYPLLTGDAGSTDGVRRAKEDYRTITNEFLVSHSSAKHARLSRGSYSVGALARFNLNFDKLHPLARTVADKIGLTAPCYNPFLNTAAQLVECAHCAAEALRIVEELIDNGVDQSERVIVGVNENCSIPVRAGSGVGAVEAPRGLLFHHYQVDDRGIIRQANCVIPTGQNLQNIEDDMRKLVPEILEKSEDEITRILEMLVRAYDPCISCSTHFLDVHFIGR, encoded by the coding sequence ATGATGAGTAGAAACGTTGCCCTCAATGTTGAATTCCTCACCCGGATCGAGGGGCATGGCCATATTGTCGTCGATGTCGTTGACGGAGTTTTACGCAAGGCGGAGCTTAAGATTGTCGAAGCACCGCGTTTTTTTGAAGCGATGTTGCAAGGGCGGTCGATTTTCGAGGCTCAGCATATTACTTCCCGGATTTGCGGCATCTGTGCCTGTAGCCACAGTCTGGCTTCGATACAAGCGGCGGAGGAGGCCATCGGCTATGTCCCCAGCACCCAGACGGTGAAGTTGCGCAAACTGCTGCTGCATGTTGAAAACCTCGACAGTCACCTGCTGCACATTTATTTTCTGGCCGCTCCTGATTTGCTTGGTGTGCAGAGTCTTATGGGGTTGATGACCGATCATTCGGGTGTGGTGCGCAGGGCTCTGCGGATGAAGAAGGCCTGCAACGATATTTGCGATACCCTGGTCGGCCGCCATGTTCATCCGATATCGGCGGTGGTCGGAGGATTCACCAAACTGCCGCAAAAAAGGGAACTGGAGAATATCCGTGCGATCCTGCAGGAGTTGATTGATGAGCTTGATCCAACCGTCGACCTGATTGCTGCGCTGACTTTTCCTGATTTCATCCGTGAAACAGAATATGTAGCACTTTGCAGTGACGATGGCGAATATCCGCTGCTGACGGGGGATGCCGGATCAACCGATGGTGTCCGCCGGGCCAAGGAAGATTACCGCACCATCACCAACGAATTCCTGGTGTCCCACTCGTCGGCTAAGCATGCCAGACTCAGTCGCGGATCTTATTCTGTTGGCGCCCTGGCACGTTTCAATCTTAATTTTGACAAGTTGCATCCGCTGGCCCGTACGGTCGCAGACAAGATCGGCCTGACCGCCCCCTGTTACAACCCATTTCTCAATACCGCAGCTCAACTGGTCGAGTGTGCCCACTGTGCAGCCGAGGCTCTGCGAATTGTCGAAGAACTGATTGACAATGGCGTTGATCAGAGTGAACGAGTCATTGTCGGCGTCAATGAAAATTGCTCGATTCCGGTTCGGGCCGGAAGCGGTGTCGGCGCCGTGGAGGCGCCTAGGGGGCTGCTTTTTCACCATTATCAAGTTGACGACCGAGGTATCATAAGGCAGGCCAATTGTGTCATTCCAACTGGACAGAACTTGCAGAACATTGAGGATGACATGCGTAAACTGGTGCCGGAAATTCTTGAAAAGTCAGAGGATGAAATCACCCGGATACTGGAAATGCTGGTGCGTGCCTATGATCCCTGTATCAGTTGCTCAACCCATTTTCTTGATGTGCACTTCATTGGTCGCTGA
- a CDS encoding LysR family transcriptional regulator produces MDIRQLRVFTEIVRQGNFTRAAEQLHIAQPAVSMTLRKLEEELDLTLLNRQDKRITLTAEGETLLKHAERILDNLAVAATEMAELKELSRGEVRIGIPPMMSSFYFPKIIQLFRQQYPHLQVAVSGEGAGQIQRLLRKGEIDMGVITAPVHHGELSYQHFLREEIVACVPVDHPLAECSEITPAEFFGEPQIVFKEGYYMRELLDEMIAREKQRPQVIFETNLYTLASSLIKQGLGTSTFLRMAVQGDPQLAAISFSPRLHLDLYIAWKSERYLSRANRAFIDFLLRQNRLSAPTDSDKDPHQSG; encoded by the coding sequence ATGGATATCCGTCAATTACGGGTTTTTACTGAAATCGTTCGTCAGGGGAATTTTACCCGGGCCGCCGAGCAACTGCATATTGCTCAACCGGCGGTGAGCATGACCCTGCGCAAACTGGAAGAGGAACTGGATCTGACCCTTCTTAATCGACAGGACAAACGCATTACCCTCACCGCAGAGGGGGAAACGTTGCTCAAACACGCGGAGCGGATTCTTGACAATCTGGCCGTTGCCGCAACGGAAATGGCTGAATTAAAAGAGCTGTCCCGCGGGGAGGTACGGATCGGGATTCCACCGATGATGAGTTCCTTTTATTTTCCCAAGATTATCCAACTGTTTCGCCAGCAGTATCCGCACCTGCAGGTCGCAGTCAGCGGCGAGGGGGCGGGGCAGATCCAGCGCCTGCTGCGCAAAGGGGAGATCGATATGGGGGTCATCACTGCTCCGGTCCACCATGGCGAACTGAGCTACCAGCACTTTCTGCGCGAAGAGATTGTCGCCTGCGTTCCGGTCGACCACCCCCTTGCCGAGTGCAGTGAAATCACTCCGGCAGAGTTTTTCGGTGAACCGCAGATTGTCTTCAAGGAAGGCTATTACATGCGGGAATTGCTGGATGAGATGATTGCCAGGGAAAAGCAGCGCCCCCAGGTCATTTTCGAAACCAATCTGTATACCCTGGCCAGTTCTCTGATCAAACAGGGACTGGGAACCTCAACATTTTTACGGATGGCGGTTCAGGGTGATCCTCAACTTGCAGCAATCTCCTTTTCACCGCGCCTGCACTTGGATTTGTATATTGCCTGGAAATCCGAACGCTATCTGTCCAGAGCCAACCGGGCCTTTATCGACTTTCTGCTGCGGCAGAACCGGCTCAGTGCTCCTACCGACTCAGACAAAGATCCCCACCAGTCCGGCTGA
- a CDS encoding carbon starvation CstA family protein, whose protein sequence is MLYFFGCVALLIIGYFIYGSFVDRVFGPDPTRLTPATTMNDGVDYVEMSGKKIFLIQLLNIAGLGPIFGPILGALYGPSALIWIVVGSIFGGAVHDYFSGMLSMRSGGQSIPDVVGNELGVGFKQFMRVFSIVLLLLVGVVFVLGPAKLLGNLTGLAVPAWVAIIFVYYFLATILPVDKIIGRLYPLFGAVLIFMAVGLTAALIFKGYHFFPELTLSNIHPKGLPLWPLMFITIACGAISGFHATQSPLMARCVKNEKHGRPLFYGAMIGEGVIGLIWATLGMSFYNNSAALNAALAQGGPAYVVNEISTTLLGPLGGLLAIIGVVVLPISSGDTAFRSARLIIADFCKLPQKQTSKRLALAIPLFVIGFLVSRGDFGVIWRYFGWANQTLATIVLWASAAYLIKEAKLHWIATVPAVFMTAVATTYLAYAKIGFGLTLSTSTGIGIAVAVLSLILFLFKFRKVEAVVEEPVG, encoded by the coding sequence ATGCTCTATTTCTTTGGCTGTGTTGCACTGCTGATCATCGGGTATTTTATTTACGGATCCTTTGTTGATCGGGTGTTCGGTCCTGATCCCACCCGCCTCACCCCTGCCACCACCATGAACGACGGGGTCGATTATGTGGAAATGTCCGGAAAGAAAATCTTCCTCATCCAGCTGTTGAACATTGCCGGGCTGGGGCCGATTTTCGGACCGATCCTTGGGGCCCTGTACGGACCCTCGGCGCTGATCTGGATTGTTGTCGGGAGTATCTTCGGCGGCGCAGTCCATGATTATTTTTCCGGGATGCTGTCGATGCGCTCCGGTGGCCAGTCGATTCCGGATGTGGTCGGGAACGAATTGGGTGTCGGATTCAAGCAGTTCATGCGGGTTTTCTCCATTGTCCTGCTGCTGCTGGTCGGGGTCGTGTTTGTTCTCGGTCCGGCCAAACTGCTTGGTAATCTGACCGGGCTCGCCGTTCCGGCCTGGGTTGCCATTATCTTTGTTTATTACTTTCTGGCCACGATCCTGCCGGTTGACAAGATCATCGGTCGACTCTATCCCTTGTTCGGCGCCGTGCTGATTTTTATGGCTGTCGGGCTGACCGCAGCACTGATTTTCAAGGGCTACCACTTTTTCCCTGAACTGACCCTGTCCAACATCCATCCCAAAGGCCTGCCGCTCTGGCCGTTGATGTTCATTACCATCGCCTGTGGCGCAATCAGTGGGTTCCATGCAACCCAGTCGCCGCTGATGGCCCGCTGCGTCAAAAACGAAAAACACGGTCGGCCGCTGTTTTACGGCGCTATGATCGGTGAAGGGGTGATCGGCCTGATCTGGGCGACCCTGGGCATGTCTTTCTACAACAACTCCGCAGCCCTCAATGCCGCACTGGCACAAGGTGGTCCGGCTTATGTGGTCAATGAAATTTCCACCACCCTGCTCGGTCCCCTGGGTGGTCTGCTGGCCATCATCGGCGTGGTCGTACTGCCGATCTCCTCAGGCGATACCGCCTTCCGCAGCGCCCGGCTGATTATTGCCGATTTCTGTAAACTGCCGCAAAAACAGACCAGCAAGCGTCTGGCCCTGGCGATTCCCTTGTTCGTCATCGGTTTCCTGGTCTCCCGCGGCGATTTCGGTGTCATCTGGCGTTACTTCGGTTGGGCTAACCAGACCCTGGCCACCATCGTCCTCTGGGCCTCCGCCGCGTATCTGATCAAAGAAGCCAAGCTGCACTGGATTGCCACGGTGCCGGCTGTGTTCATGACCGCTGTGGCTACCACCTATCTGGCCTATGCTAAGATCGGTTTCGGGCTGACCCTTTCCACTTCTACCGGAATCGGTATCGCGGTTGCCGTGTTGAGCCTGATTCTGTTCCTGTTCAAGTTCCGCAAAGTTGAAGCAGTGGTCGAAGAACCGGTCGGTTAA
- a CDS encoding MGMT family protein, with the protein MTVPQQGSLYQRIYSLVRGIPPGSVSTYGRIAKLVGTTPRAVGFAMAALPPGHDVPWQRVINSQGGISPRRDGEGNILQRALLEAEGVQFSAAGKIDLQTYLWPFPDQPC; encoded by the coding sequence ATGACTGTTCCCCAACAAGGGTCTCTCTATCAACGTATTTACAGCCTGGTCAGGGGAATTCCGCCCGGTTCGGTCAGCACCTACGGGCGCATCGCCAAACTGGTGGGGACCACTCCGCGGGCCGTGGGTTTTGCCATGGCCGCATTACCTCCAGGCCATGACGTCCCTTGGCAACGGGTGATCAACAGCCAAGGAGGAATCAGCCCGCGCCGGGACGGAGAAGGGAATATTCTCCAGCGTGCGTTGCTGGAGGCGGAAGGAGTGCAATTTTCAGCCGCAGGAAAGATAGATCTGCAGACATATCTCTGGCCTTTTCCGGACCAGCCCTGCTGA
- a CDS encoding DNA ligase, with the protein MMRKTIGGWLVLGFLLVATVAAGEPMLPEVYRDQVDVTGWLMSEKLDGVRGYWDGRQLWSKNGHPFVPPPEFVRDWPPFALEGELWAGRGQFATVASIVRSESRKERWLQLRFAIFDAPAAGGSFAARINQAREWFAAHPGGHAFVIEQIPVQSEQHLQQELQRVEALGGEGLIVRRADTPYTPGRSPTILKVKSYLDAEATVIAQLPGKGRNLGRLGALLVRMADGTEFRIGSGFSDAERDRPPPLGTLITFKYYGRFASGIPRFPSFLRVREDDGL; encoded by the coding sequence ATGATGCGCAAAACCATTGGCGGGTGGCTGGTTCTGGGGTTTCTGTTGGTTGCGACCGTTGCCGCCGGGGAACCCATGTTGCCAGAGGTTTATCGCGACCAGGTGGATGTGACCGGTTGGCTGATGAGCGAGAAGCTGGACGGAGTCCGCGGGTATTGGGACGGCCGCCAACTCTGGTCAAAAAACGGTCATCCGTTTGTACCGCCGCCCGAGTTTGTGCGTGACTGGCCCCCTTTTGCGCTGGAAGGGGAGCTCTGGGCCGGCCGCGGTCAATTTGCAACCGTGGCTTCGATCGTGCGCAGTGAAAGCCGGAAAGAGCGCTGGTTGCAGCTGCGTTTTGCGATCTTTGATGCCCCCGCAGCCGGCGGATCTTTTGCCGCGCGGATCAACCAGGCCAGGGAATGGTTTGCCGCCCACCCCGGGGGGCATGCTTTTGTGATTGAACAGATCCCGGTTCAGAGTGAACAACATCTACAGCAGGAGTTACAGCGCGTCGAAGCTCTGGGCGGGGAAGGGCTGATCGTACGCCGGGCGGATACTCCCTATACGCCGGGGCGCAGCCCGACGATCCTGAAAGTCAAAAGTTATCTCGATGCCGAAGCGACCGTTATCGCCCAGCTGCCCGGCAAAGGGAGAAACCTTGGCCGACTCGGAGCCCTGCTGGTCAGAATGGCTGATGGCACCGAGTTCAGAATCGGCAGCGGGTTTTCGGATGCTGAACGCGACCGGCCACCACCGCTGGGAACCCTGATCACCTTTAAGTATTATGGCCGTTTTGCTTCCGGCATCCCCCGCTTCCCGTCATTTTTGCGGGTACGTGAGGATGACGGCTTATAG